CGGCTTCTGCCCGCGGACTGCCAGGACCACCCCCTCGCGGTCCAGGGTGACCAGCAACCCCTCTAGGTCACATCGCTCGATCAGGGGGTTCACCTCGGCCAGCACGGTCGTCAAGCTCGTATCCGCGCAGCCACTGGCGATCTGGAACTCGTTTCGGTTCGGCGTCAGCATCGTTGCCCCGCGGTAACGGGCGTAGTCGCTGACCCGAGCCGGATCCACTAGGACCGGTTTGCCTGCTTCCCTTGCCGCCGCGATGATGCGTTGGCACAGAGCGTTGCTGAGAAGCCCCTTGCCGTAATCCTCCAGGCACACTGCGACCGCGTGGGAGGTGCATCGCCGCACCAACTCGGCCAGCCGATCCGCATCCCCGGGACCGAGTGGCCGGGTCACCTCCTCGTCGACGCGCATGAGTTGTTGCCGATGACGATGCTGGGCCAGGCCGACGAACCGCGTCTTGGTGGTGGTGGGGCGGTCGCCGACGGCGAGTACGCCGCGTGTGCTGATCGCCTGGTTCTGCAACAGGGCTCGCAGCCGGCTGCCGGAATCGTCCAGACCGACCGCTCCGCAGCAGATGACGTCCAGGCCGAGCTCACGCAGGTTGGCGGCCACACTGCCGGCCCCGCCGACCCGCTCTTCCTCCGATTTCTTGCACAGCACCGGCACCGGTGCCTCCGGGCTGATCCGCTCCGCGTCGCCGTAGACATACCGATCCAGGATCAGATCGCCGACCAGCAGCACCCGCTGGCCACCGAACGCCTCCACCAATCGAATCAGCTCTGGAATCAAGGG
This portion of the Phycisphaerae bacterium genome encodes:
- a CDS encoding bifunctional heptose 7-phosphate kinase/heptose 1-phosphate adenyltransferase translates to MIPELIRLVEAFGGQRVLLVGDLILDRYVYGDAERISPEAPVPVLCKKSEEERVGGAGSVAANLRELGLDVICCGAVGLDDSGSRLRALLQNQAISTRGVLAVGDRPTTTKTRFVGLAQHRHRQQLMRVDEEVTRPLGPGDADRLAELVRRCTSHAVAVCLEDYGKGLLSNALCQRIIAAAREAGKPVLVDPARVSDYARYRGATMLTPNRNEFQIASGCADTSLTTVLAEVNPLIERCDLEGLLVTLDREGVVLAVRGQKPVHVPTRPRAVYDNTGAGDAVLAMLVAARVAGATWEQAAHLTNVAGGLEVEKFGCVPIRRDEVIADLRISSGSAGSKVRDLKELAAELALRKSRGETVVFTNGCYDLLHVGHVRLLEQCRRMGAILVVGLNSDVSVRAQGKAPGRPIVPQDQRAEVLAALGCVDYVVIYDDPTPKEVIEKLSPNVLVKGEDWANKGVVGREHVEATGGRVVLVPMEKGLSTSGIIERIRHGS